The following are from one region of the Alphaproteobacteria bacterium genome:
- the folE gene encoding GTP cyclohydrolase I FolE yields MVAEPEATLRRPTRAEAEAAVRTLIQWAGDDPAREGLLDTPSRMVRAYQEFFAGYGEDPADVLGRTFEEVEGYDDMVVLRDIAFVSHCEHHIVPIVGRAHIGYLPVGRVVGLSKLARVVEMFARRLQTQEKLTAQIAGAIDTALRPAGVAVLVEATHHCMASRGVQQADTQTYTTRFTGRFADEPRQEQRFMTLVRGDGRR; encoded by the coding sequence ATGGTTGCCGAGCCCGAGGCCACGCTGCGCCGTCCGACCCGCGCGGAGGCCGAGGCTGCGGTCCGCACGCTGATCCAGTGGGCCGGCGACGACCCGGCGCGCGAGGGCCTGCTCGACACGCCGTCCCGCATGGTGCGCGCCTACCAGGAGTTCTTTGCCGGCTATGGCGAAGACCCGGCCGATGTGCTGGGCCGGACCTTCGAGGAGGTCGAGGGCTATGACGACATGGTCGTCCTGCGCGACATCGCCTTCGTATCCCATTGCGAGCACCACATCGTGCCCATTGTTGGCCGTGCCCACATCGGCTACCTGCCGGTCGGCCGCGTCGTCGGCCTGTCCAAGCTGGCGCGGGTGGTGGAGATGTTCGCGCGGCGGCTGCAGACGCAGGAGAAGCTGACGGCCCAGATCGCCGGCGCGATCGACACGGCGCTGCGTCCGGCCGGCGTGGCGGTGCTGGTCGAGGCGACCCATCACTGCATGGCCAGCCGCGGCGTCCAGCAGGCCGACACCCAGACCTACACCACGCGGTTCACCGGCCGTTTCGCCGACGAGCCGCGCCAGGAGCAGCGTTTCATGACGCTGGTGCGCGGCGATGGCCGGCGCTGA
- a CDS encoding A/G-specific adenine glycosylase: MSDREPALPDAPARLAAALLDWYDAHGRDLPWRAPAWRQPDPYRVWLSEIMLQQTTVAAVKPYFEAFLDRWPTVEALADAPSEAVMAAWAGLGYYARARNLHACAKAVAAAHGGVFPDSEDGLRALPGVGTYTAAAIAAIAFDRPAAVVDGNVERVIARLVDLDRPLPGAKRTVARLVAAMVPAGRPGDFAQATMDLGATVCTPRAPACGLCPWMRACRARAAGTVGDRPVKAARKARPQRHGVAFWLVRDGHVLLVRRPARGSAACSACPAPSGGRGRGRRRRRCGPRRLLADWQPLGAGVRHGFTHFELTLALWSGTASADAAIAPGDWVPLDRVLDAGLPSVMAKAARLALSGA; this comes from the coding sequence ATGAGCGATCGCGAGCCCGCGCTGCCCGACGCCCCGGCCAGGCTGGCCGCGGCCCTGCTCGACTGGTACGACGCACACGGCCGCGACCTGCCCTGGCGCGCCCCGGCCTGGCGCCAGCCCGATCCCTATCGCGTCTGGCTCAGCGAGATCATGCTGCAGCAGACCACCGTGGCGGCGGTGAAGCCCTATTTCGAGGCGTTCCTGGACCGCTGGCCGACGGTCGAGGCGCTCGCCGACGCGCCGTCGGAGGCGGTGATGGCGGCCTGGGCCGGGCTCGGCTACTACGCCCGCGCGCGCAATCTGCACGCCTGCGCCAAGGCCGTCGCCGCCGCGCATGGCGGCGTCTTTCCCGACAGCGAGGACGGTCTGCGGGCGCTGCCAGGCGTCGGCACCTATACCGCCGCCGCCATCGCGGCGATCGCTTTCGACCGGCCGGCGGCGGTGGTCGACGGCAATGTCGAGCGGGTGATCGCGCGGCTGGTCGACCTCGACCGGCCGCTGCCTGGCGCCAAGCGCACGGTGGCGCGGCTGGTGGCGGCGATGGTGCCCGCCGGCCGGCCGGGCGATTTCGCGCAGGCGACCATGGATCTCGGCGCGACCGTCTGCACGCCGCGCGCGCCGGCCTGCGGCCTGTGCCCGTGGATGCGGGCCTGCCGGGCCAGAGCCGCCGGCACCGTCGGCGACCGGCCGGTGAAGGCGGCGAGGAAGGCGAGGCCGCAGCGGCACGGCGTCGCCTTCTGGCTGGTGCGCGACGGCCATGTACTGCTGGTCCGCCGGCCGGCCCGCGGCTCGGCGGCATGCTCGGCCTGCCCGGCACCGAGTGGCGGACGCGGCCGTGGCCGGCGGCGGAGGCGATGCGGGCCGCGCCGGCTCCTGGCGGACTGGCAGCCGCTCGGCGCCGGCGTCCGCCACGGCTTCACCCACTTCGAGCTGACGCTGGCCCTGTGGTCCGGCACGGCCTCCGCCGACGCGGCGATCGCGCCGGGCGACTGGGTCCCGCTGGACCGGGTGCTGGACGCCGGCCTGCCGTCGGTGATGGCGAAGGCGGCGCGGCTGGCGCTGTCGGGCGCTTGA
- the hisI gene encoding phosphoribosyl-AMP cyclohydrolase, translating into MFARRISVEQVEEGNELAPRFDADGLLPCVTTDHASGELLMLGYMNAEALQKTIETGEAHYFSRSRQVLWRKGATSGLVQHVVEMRIDDDQDAIWLRVRIEGDASCHVGYRSCFYRSVPTGADVPAGGAVTLRFEEHAKTFDPVAVYGDAPNPTKL; encoded by the coding sequence ATGTTCGCCCGCCGCATCAGCGTCGAGCAGGTCGAGGAAGGCAACGAGCTGGCGCCCAGGTTCGACGCCGACGGCCTGCTGCCCTGCGTCACCACCGATCATGCTTCCGGCGAGCTGCTGATGCTGGGCTACATGAACGCCGAGGCGCTGCAGAAGACGATCGAGACCGGCGAGGCGCACTATTTCAGCCGTTCGCGACAGGTGCTGTGGCGCAAGGGCGCCACCAGCGGGCTGGTGCAGCACGTGGTGGAGATGCGGATCGACGACGACCAGGATGCGATCTGGCTGCGCGTGCGCATCGAGGGCGACGCCAGTTGCCACGTCGGCTACCGCTCCTGCTTCTATCGCTCGGTGCCTACCGGGGCCGACGTGCCGGCGGGCGGCGCGGTGACGCTGCGGTTCGAGGAGCACGCCAAGACCTTCGATCCGGTTGCGGTCTACGGCGACGCGCCCAATCCGACGAAGCTGTAG
- a CDS encoding F0F1 ATP synthase subunit B, giving the protein MLENPETWVAIAFVVTVILIVWKGGRSMMKTLDDRAEAVRAELDAAEKLREEAQHMLADYQRRQRDAIKESEAIIAQARTDAEALIVDSRSKLEETLSRREQLALDRIAQAEANAQTEIRAQAAQMVIAASRQILAKQLDGAPGDALVDGAIKDLPKHLH; this is encoded by the coding sequence ATGCTCGAGAATCCGGAGACATGGGTCGCCATCGCATTCGTGGTGACGGTGATCTTGATCGTCTGGAAGGGCGGCCGGTCGATGATGAAGACGCTCGACGACCGCGCCGAGGCGGTGCGGGCCGAACTCGACGCGGCCGAGAAGCTGCGCGAGGAGGCCCAGCACATGCTGGCCGACTACCAGCGCCGCCAGCGCGATGCGATCAAGGAGAGCGAGGCGATCATCGCCCAGGCCCGCACCGATGCCGAGGCGCTGATCGTCGACAGCCGGTCGAAGCTGGAAGAGACGCTGAGCCGGCGCGAGCAGCTGGCACTGGACCGGATCGCACAGGCCGAGGCCAACGCCCAGACCGAGATCAGGGCACAGGCGGCCCAGATGGTGATCGCCGCCAGCCGGCAGATCCTGGCCAAGCAGCTGGACGGTGCACCGGGCGACGCCCTGGTCGACGGCGCGATCAAGGACCTGCCCAAGCACCTGCACTGA
- the rpsO gene encoding 30S ribosomal protein S15, producing the protein MSITAERKQELIGEYATKEGDTGSPEVQVAILSERIRNLTDHLGNHKKDHHSRRGLLIMVGQRRRLLDYLKRKDEGRYRQLIERLGLRR; encoded by the coding sequence ATGTCGATTACGGCCGAACGGAAACAGGAACTGATCGGGGAATATGCGACCAAGGAGGGCGACACCGGTTCGCCCGAGGTCCAGGTCGCGATCCTAAGCGAGCGTATCCGCAACCTCACCGATCACCTGGGCAATCACAAGAAGGACCATCACTCGAGGCGCGGGCTGCTGATCATGGTCGGACAGCGCCGTCGCCTGCTGGACTACCTCAAGCGCAAGGACGAGGGGCGGTACCGCCAGCTCATCGAGCGCCTGGGGCTGCGGCGCTAG
- a CDS encoding ATP synthase subunit C family protein, producing the protein MEGNIVEGLRFVGAGLAAIGMIGSGIGVGTVWASYISSLSRNPASKDDIGATIWIGFATTEAIALFALIIGMIALFV; encoded by the coding sequence ATGGAAGGCAATATCGTTGAAGGCCTGCGCTTCGTCGGTGCGGGCCTGGCCGCCATCGGCATGATCGGCTCCGGTATCGGCGTCGGTACCGTGTGGGCCAGCTACATCTCGTCGCTGTCGCGCAACCCGGCGTCGAAGGACGACATCGGCGCGACGATCTGGATCGGCTTCGCGACGACCGAGGCGATCGCGCTGTTCGCGCTGATCATCGGCATGATCGCGCTGTTCGTCTGA
- a CDS encoding F0F1 ATP synthase subunit A → MEHETEQTTEQLEEAVGGADAVHTVVDEAAAHAESHSPLEQFTIKPLFEVNLGGLDVSFTNSSLWMAIAIAVVTLLFFYATRAQRLVPTRLQALAEMLYGITANMVRDNVGSEGRKYFPFIFTLFMFVLFGNLLGLIPYSFTYTSHIVVTFTMAAIIFVAVTVIGIVRHGLGFGRLFFPEGAPPATAVVLIPIELISYLSRPVSLSVRLFANMTVGHVLLKVIAGFVIGIGASMFVVPGIIPFALLVAVTVLELLVAVIQAYVFAILTCIYLHDALHLH, encoded by the coding sequence ATGGAACACGAGACCGAACAGACGACCGAGCAGCTGGAAGAGGCGGTCGGCGGCGCCGACGCGGTGCACACCGTGGTCGACGAAGCCGCGGCGCATGCCGAGAGCCATTCGCCGCTCGAACAGTTCACCATCAAGCCGCTGTTCGAGGTGAACCTGGGCGGACTGGACGTTTCGTTCACCAACTCGTCGCTGTGGATGGCGATCGCGATCGCGGTGGTGACGCTGCTGTTCTTCTACGCCACCCGCGCGCAGCGGCTGGTGCCGACGCGCCTGCAGGCCCTGGCCGAGATGCTGTACGGCATCACCGCCAACATGGTGCGCGACAATGTCGGCAGCGAGGGGCGCAAATATTTCCCCTTCATTTTCACGCTGTTCATGTTCGTGCTGTTCGGCAACCTGCTGGGGCTGATCCCCTACAGCTTCACCTATACCAGCCATATCGTCGTGACCTTCACCATGGCGGCGATAATCTTCGTCGCGGTGACGGTGATCGGAATCGTCCGGCACGGCCTCGGCTTCGGCAGGCTGTTCTTCCCCGAGGGCGCGCCGCCGGCGACCGCGGTGGTGCTGATCCCGATCGAGCTGATCTCCTACCTGTCGCGGCCGGTCAGCCTGTCGGTCCGACTGTTCGCCAACATGACCGTCGGCCACGTGCTGCTGAAGGTCATCGCCGGTTTCGTGATCGGCATCGGCGCCTCGATGTTCGTGGTTCCCGGCATCATTCCGTTCGCGCTGCTGGTCGCGGTGACGGTGCTGGAGCTGCTGGTCGCGGTGATCCAGGCCTATGTGTTCGCGATCCTGACCTGCATCTACCTGCACGACGCGCTGCACCTGCACTAG
- a CDS encoding F0F1 ATP synthase subunit B' produces MPQVDTTTFPSQIFWLIVLFAIFYWIVAKLILPRMTSLLELRQRTISGNLERAEAARAEAETVLAAYEQALSQARAQAHETLKAAHEAISAEAARREQEQAADIARRLNEAEQRIAEATAAARATVGEAIAEVTADVVGQISGKKPTAKQVEDAVAAAQASAG; encoded by the coding sequence GTGCCACAAGTCGATACCACCACCTTCCCGAGCCAGATCTTCTGGCTGATCGTGCTGTTCGCGATCTTCTACTGGATCGTGGCCAAGCTGATCCTGCCGCGGATGACCTCGCTGCTCGAGCTGCGGCAGCGCACCATCTCCGGCAATCTGGAGCGGGCGGAGGCGGCGCGGGCCGAGGCGGAAACCGTGCTGGCGGCCTATGAGCAGGCGCTGTCCCAGGCCCGTGCCCAGGCGCACGAGACGCTGAAGGCGGCGCACGAAGCCATCTCGGCCGAGGCCGCGCGCCGCGAGCAGGAGCAGGCGGCCGACATCGCCCGCCGCCTCAACGAGGCGGAGCAGCGGATCGCCGAGGCGACGGCAGCGGCGCGGGCGACGGTCGGCGAGGCGATCGCGGAGGTCACCGCCGACGTGGTCGGCCAGATCAGCGGCAAGAAGCCGACCGCCAAGCAGGTCGAGGACGCCGTGGCCGCGGCCCAGGCGTCGGCCGGCTGA
- a CDS encoding thioredoxin domain-containing protein encodes MTTYHISWVAGAAIALALMPAFAQDDAAEPADEGSTTEATVTEAQPADADTTEADADQPAPSLLELQPTDRVLGDRDAPVTIFEFSSLTCPHCAAFHNETLPRIEAELIDTGKANLVIRHFPLDQVAFQAATVADCVPEAQYYTFIAVLYSTQPQWATSSNPLQSVLQTAMLAGVPQATLTACVADESIGNTILSTRLRAQSELDVGSTPTFFVGGEEIRGAQDFDTFAEAVAAATPAE; translated from the coding sequence ATGACGACATATCATATCTCGTGGGTGGCCGGCGCCGCCATTGCCCTGGCGCTGATGCCGGCCTTCGCCCAGGACGATGCGGCGGAGCCGGCCGACGAAGGGTCGACAACCGAGGCGACCGTCACCGAAGCGCAGCCGGCCGATGCGGATACGACCGAGGCCGATGCCGACCAGCCGGCGCCCAGTCTGCTGGAGCTGCAGCCGACCGACCGGGTGCTGGGCGACCGCGACGCCCCGGTCACCATCTTCGAGTTCTCGTCGCTGACCTGCCCGCACTGCGCCGCCTTCCACAACGAGACGCTGCCGCGGATCGAGGCGGAGCTGATCGACACCGGCAAGGCCAACCTGGTGATCCGGCACTTCCCGCTGGACCAGGTCGCGTTCCAGGCCGCCACGGTCGCCGACTGCGTGCCCGAGGCGCAGTACTACACCTTCATCGCCGTGCTCTATTCCACCCAGCCGCAGTGGGCGACCTCGAGCAACCCGCTGCAGTCGGTGCTGCAGACGGCGATGCTGGCCGGGGTGCCGCAGGCGACGCTGACCGCTTGCGTCGCCGACGAGTCGATCGGCAACACCATCCTGTCCACCCGCCTGCGCGCGCAGTCCGAGCTGGACGTGGGCTCGACCCCGACCTTCTTCGTCGGTGGCGAGGAGATCCGCGGCGCGCAGGATTTCGACACCTTCGCCGAGGCGGTCGCCGCGGCGACGCCTGCGGAGTAG
- a CDS encoding AAA family ATPase has product MVQFTRLRIAGFKSFVEPTDVVIAPGLTGIVGPNGCGKSNLVEALRWVMGESSARQVRGGEMEDVIFVGAAGRPRATTPR; this is encoded by the coding sequence GTGGTCCAGTTCACCCGCCTGCGCATTGCCGGTTTCAAGTCGTTCGTCGAGCCCACCGACGTGGTGATCGCGCCGGGGCTGACCGGCATCGTCGGCCCCAACGGCTGCGGCAAGTCGAACCTGGTCGAGGCGCTGCGCTGGGTGATGGGCGAAAGCTCGGCTCGGCAGGTGCGTGGCGGCGAGATGGAGGACGTCATCTTCGTCGGCGCCGCCGGCCGGCCGCGCGCAACCACGCCGAGGTGA
- a CDS encoding AtpZ/AtpI family protein: MARQDDHDRLSELEKRISALKTSEEERSGDHVRRAGMSGMGAGMRIAVELVAGLGVGVAIGIVLDRWLGTSPWLLIVFFILGSGAAFMNVYRIAKRMEKRAKEAREAAEREAADRKAGRTRD; the protein is encoded by the coding sequence ATGGCGCGCCAGGACGATCACGATCGGCTCTCCGAGCTGGAAAAGCGCATCAGCGCGCTCAAGACCAGCGAGGAAGAGCGGAGCGGCGATCACGTCCGGCGCGCAGGCATGTCCGGCATGGGCGCCGGCATGCGCATCGCGGTCGAACTGGTCGCGGGCTTGGGCGTCGGTGTCGCGATCGGCATCGTGCTCGACCGTTGGCTCGGCACCAGCCCCTGGCTTCTGATCGTTTTCTTCATCCTCGGTTCGGGGGCCGCCTTCATGAACGTCTACCGCATCGCCAAGCGCATGGAGAAGCGTGCGAAGGAGGCGCGGGAGGCGGCGGAGCGAGAGGCGGCGGACCGCAAGGCGGGGCGGACCAGGGATTGA
- the truB gene encoding tRNA pseudouridine(55) synthase TruB, which yields MARRRKGQAVHGWLIVDKEPGVTSTAVVGRARRLLDAAKAGHGGTLDPLATGLLPIAFGEATKTVQFVMDGAKTYRFRIRWGERRDTEDAEGAVLETSDRRPDEAAIRAALPGFLGTIAQVPPRYSAIKVDGERAYDLARAEEAFTLHARPVTVQRLELVGVPDADTAELEVDCGKGFYVRALARDLATALGCLGHVAALRRLRVGPFTERDAISLSDIEALGHSAARLEHVMPVKTALDDIPALAVTDMEAERLRRGQAVQVLRTVDLNTIRDLCDGDLVCALAGDTPIAIARLDFGPQHTAFAARFGPVTQIHPVRVLNL from the coding sequence GTGGCGCGCCGGCGCAAGGGCCAGGCGGTACATGGCTGGCTGATCGTCGACAAGGAACCCGGGGTCACCTCGACCGCGGTGGTCGGCCGGGCGCGCCGCCTGCTCGACGCCGCCAAGGCCGGCCACGGCGGCACGCTCGACCCGCTCGCCACCGGCCTGCTGCCGATCGCCTTCGGCGAGGCGACCAAGACCGTGCAGTTCGTCATGGACGGCGCCAAGACTTATCGCTTCCGCATCCGCTGGGGCGAGCGGCGCGACACCGAGGACGCCGAGGGCGCGGTGCTGGAGACCTCCGACCGGCGGCCGGACGAGGCGGCGATCCGCGCCGCCCTGCCCGGCTTCCTCGGCACGATCGCGCAGGTGCCGCCGCGCTATTCGGCGATCAAGGTCGATGGCGAGCGCGCATACGACCTGGCCCGCGCGGAAGAGGCGTTCACGCTGCATGCGCGGCCGGTCACTGTGCAGCGGCTGGAGCTGGTCGGCGTGCCGGATGCGGACACGGCGGAACTCGAGGTCGATTGCGGCAAGGGCTTCTATGTCCGCGCGCTGGCGCGCGACCTGGCGACGGCGCTGGGCTGCCTCGGGCACGTCGCCGCACTGCGCCGGTTGCGGGTCGGTCCGTTCACCGAGCGCGACGCGATTTCCCTTTCGGATATAGAGGCTTTGGGGCATAGTGCCGCGCGTCTTGAGCATGTCATGCCGGTCAAGACCGCGCTGGACGACATCCCGGCGCTGGCCGTGACCGACATGGAAGCCGAGCGGCTGCGGCGAGGCCAGGCCGTTCAAGTGCTTCGAACCGTGGATCTGAACACCATCCGGGATCTGTGCGATGGAGATTTGGTGTGTGCCCTTGCGGGCGACACGCCCATCGCCATTGCCCGCCTGGATTTCGGCCCGCAGCATACGGCCTTTGCCGCGCGTTTCGGTCCGGTGACGCAGATCCATCCGGTTCGCGTGCTGAACCTCTGA
- a CDS encoding DciA family protein, with the protein MPNQPHDTGDRRGGRARPIGRLVARVAAPALKKRGLTRAELLVDWAQVVGPYFAAHTAPLKLSFPRGRSDAGVLQLAVAPGLAVAIQHEAPRLIERINGWFGHAAIGRLTLTTAGPPVRAARRRMPAPPAAAAMPAAVAAMDESPLKLALARLNRHFAGRTAAGD; encoded by the coding sequence TTGCCGAACCAACCGCACGACACCGGGGATCGCCGCGGCGGCCGCGCCCGCCCGATCGGCCGGCTGGTGGCGCGGGTCGCGGCGCCGGCGCTGAAGAAGCGCGGCCTGACCCGGGCGGAGCTGCTGGTCGACTGGGCGCAGGTGGTCGGTCCCTATTTCGCGGCCCACACCGCGCCGCTGAAGCTGAGCTTCCCGCGTGGCCGCAGCGATGCCGGCGTCCTGCAGCTGGCGGTCGCGCCCGGCCTGGCCGTGGCCATCCAGCACGAGGCGCCGCGACTGATCGAACGGATCAACGGCTGGTTCGGCCATGCCGCGATCGGCCGGCTGACGCTGACGACGGCGGGCCCGCCGGTACGGGCCGCACGACGACGCATGCCGGCGCCGCCGGCCGCGGCGGCGATGCCGGCCGCGGTCGCAGCGATGGACGAAAGCCCGCTGAAACTCGCGCTGGCACGGCTCAACCGCCACTTCGCCGGGCGGACCGCGGCGGGCGATTGA
- the rbfA gene encoding 30S ribosome-binding factor RbfA, producing the protein MRKNPAGLPSQRQLRVGEEIRHALASIFMREELHDPALQGVSLTISEVRISPDLKNATVFFLPLGGHDVGPIAQGLGRAAPHLRTLLGHHLRLRALPRLRFVPDESFDHADSIDRLLRRVAPASDDGEAED; encoded by the coding sequence ATGAGAAAGAACCCGGCCGGCCTGCCGTCCCAGCGCCAGCTGCGGGTCGGCGAGGAAATCCGCCATGCGCTGGCCAGCATCTTCATGCGCGAGGAACTGCACGACCCGGCGTTGCAGGGCGTCTCGCTGACCATCAGCGAAGTGCGGATCAGCCCCGATCTGAAGAACGCGACCGTGTTCTTCCTGCCGCTGGGCGGCCACGACGTCGGGCCGATCGCCCAGGGACTCGGCCGGGCGGCGCCGCACCTGCGCACCTTGCTGGGCCACCACCTGCGGCTGCGTGCGCTGCCGCGGCTGCGCTTCGTGCCGGACGAAAGCTTCGACCACGCGGACTCGATCGACCGCCTGCTGCGCAGGGTGGCGCCGGCGTCCGACGACGGCGAGGCGGAGGACTGA